The Halobacillus amylolyticus nucleotide sequence CCCGCTGCCTCAATCACTACATCAAACTTTCCTGCTTCTACATCTTCCGGCAAACACGTTTTGATGCCATTATAATGGCTCTGGACTTTGTTCAATTTTTCTTGATTAATATCCACGGCCGTTATATTGGCTCCTAAATGATTGGCAAGAGCAACGGCCAACATCCCTTCCGCCCCACATCCGATAATCGCTACTGTAGTTCCTTGTGTGATGGAAACCTTTTTGAAAGCGTGAACAATGACAGCAAACGGTTCGATTAATACTGCCTTTTCATTTGCTAGCTCTTCGGGAACGGGTAAAACGTATTTTGAGGAAATCACAAACTCTTGGACAAACCCTCCATTAACATTCACACCTAACGACTTCTTCTCAGGACAAATATTCGTTTGGCCCGACTTACAATAGTTACATTCACCACAAAAAGAGTTCGGTTGAATGACTACTCGCTGGCCGATGTTTTCTTTTACATTAGCACCGGTTTGCACGATTTCACCTACTAATTCATGCCCAGGTGAAACCGGATAACTGGCATGCTCAATCTTCCCTTTGTACACATTAACGTCTGAACCACAAATTCCTCCGTAAATTAACCTAAGTTTCACTTCATCATCTTGAAGTGTAGGTATGGATGCAAATTCTCTTAATTCTAGATCACTAGGGTTCTTTAAAAATAATCCATACATCTTTGTCACCGCCAATCCTTCCTGCTCAAAACGTGCAATAGATTATTATTTAGGTAGTTTTAATACAATCATTTTACTTTCTGTCATGTCTTGAATCGCATAGCGTGGGCCTTCACGTCCGATTCCACTATCTTTAACTCCACCGTAAGGCCAATGATCTAAACGGAAGTTTGATGTTCCGTTAATAACGACTCCTCCTACCTCAAGTTCATGTGCCACCTTATAGGCTAGGTCAATTTGGTTTGTGAAAATCCCTGTTTGCAATCCAAAAAAAGAATCATTTGCTTCTTCAACGGCTTCTTCCAAGTTTTCATAAGGAATCACACTGACTAGAGGTCCGAAAACCTCCTGGCAAACCACCTTGCTTTGCTTGGGAGGATTCACAATGACAGTGGGATCAACGGATGCGCCTTTTTTCTCTCCTCCGATTAGTACTTCAGCACCTGAGCTGACAGCTTCACCAATCCAATCAATCACACGGTCCGCCGCTTTTTCATCTACTAAAGTACCAACATCTGTGTCGGGGAGCAGGGGATCTCCTACCTTTAGTTTGGACACTTCTTGTTTTAATTGGGGCACAAAATCATCCAATACAGATTTGTGCACATAGATCCTTTGAACAGAAATACAGCTTTGTCCGGAATTACTGTATCCTGTTTTCGCACATTGTTGGGCGGCATCTGCTATATTGGCATCTTCATGAACGATCGTAGCTGCATTACCACCTAGCTCTAATAGTACTTTTTTAATCCCGGCTATTTCACAAATGTTCCTACTTGCAACTGTACCTCCAGTAAATGAAATGACATTTACTCGATCATCTCTTACTATTTGTTGGCCTGTGTCCACCCCGCCAAGCACCATGTTCACAGAGTTTTCAGGAAAACCGGCTTCAAGCAACAACTTCAACAACTCTGTAGCAATAAGTGTCGTTTGCGGTGCAGGTTTTAAAATGGTTGTATTACCGCCAGCAAAGGCAGGACCTAATTTGTGGCAAACTAGGTTCAGTGGTGCATTAAAAGGAGTGATCGCTGCTACTACACCAACGGGAACGCGATGAGTTGAGGCAATAGTGTGTAATCCTCTTTCCGAGGCGTCGCCTGGCAACGTTTCTCCGTGAAGCCGCTTTGCTTCTTCAGCAGACAATTCTAAAGTCTCAATGGATCGATCTACTTCACCTAATGTATTTTTTAATGGCTTCCCTAATTCACTAGAAATAATCCTAGCAAACTTCTCTTTATTTTGTTCCAGCAATTCCGAAGCCTTTTTCAAAATCTTCGCACGTTTAACGGATGGAATATCCCTTATCTCTTTTTTACTTGAATAAGCGGCGTAAAGAGCTCGCTCTACATCTTCTTCTGTAGCTAAGTATTGTTGTCCAATAATCTCTTGAGTAAATGGATTTTTTATTTCTAAGCTTTCGCGGTCGTCAGAGATCCACTCTCCTGCTATAAAAGGTTGTGCTTTAAGATTCATTTATACTCACCCTCTCTCCCTATTTGGTCGATCTAAAAGGCTCATCTGATTTCTGTTTTCCTTTTAGTTAGATCGATCTAATGAAACCGTTATCAATATAATACGACAGAAAGTTAAAAATATCAATACCCATCATTGTTCTTTTTATACAACGTTGGCGATCAACATTGATCAGACTTCAAAAGGAGGGCCCTTTACAAGGGGGATCGCGTATACACTGAACTTTTTGTTAGCCATATAATCTTTGCACATTCACTGCTAAATGTATTATAATCAATCCAACTTTTATAAACTAAAGGATGCTTTCATATGGTAAACAATAGTACTTCATTAAGGGAAATCCCACTACGAGAAAAAAGTATCGTGTTTGTTGGTTTTATGGGCGTCGGTAAAACCACAATTGGCAGGTTGGTCGCCAACAAACTTCACCGAAGCTTTATTGATGTTGACCAGGAAATTGAAAATAAATATCAAATGTCCACCTCCGAAATCTTTAAAACAATTGGTGAAAGAGCTTTTCGGGAAGAAGAAAAAAATTTTATTATTGCATGTTGCCAACAGAGGCTGAAGATTATATCACTTGGTGGAGGAGCATTCTTGCAAGAAGAGATTCGTAATTTCTGCTTGGCTAACTGTATTGTCTTCTATTTGGATATCTCATGGGATTCTTGGAAGGAGAGGCTTAGTATTCTAGTAGACAGCCGCCCGGTGTTGCAAGGAAGAACGATTGAAGAAATAGAAATGTTATTTCACGAAAGAAAAGATACCTACTCTGACCATAACTCTAAGCTAATGACAGACCGACTTGATGAAGAAGAGGTCGCCGATTATATTACAGATTCGTTAAAAATGGCCTGGAATTTATATGATTAATCCGAATCTATCAAAAAAGCAGATGGCTCTCACCTTGGAGAGCCATCTGCTTTTTGGTATTCTCTTAATCACGTAATCAGGAGGATTCTCTTATCACCAGATCCGGGTGTAGGATAATGCGCTGCTGCTCTACATCGTTATTATTTATCCGCTGATGCAGTAAATCAGCTGCTTTACTGCCGATAACCTTTGCATGAGAAGAAATCGTCGTCAATGACGGATAAGATAATGTTGCAGATTCTTCTACATTATCAAACCCTACCACTGCCACATCCTTACCAGGCTGATAACCAGCCCTGCGTAAACCCTCGATCACACCGAAAGCAACTAAGTCATTGAAGCAGAAAACTGCACTAGGTGGATCTGATTCTTTCAGTACACATTCGATCGATTCCACCCCACCTGATCTTTCAGCAGAACTCCCTACTATCAGTGACTCATCTACTTCTATTTCCGCTTTTTTATGTGCAAGCATATAACCTTTCTTACGGTTTTGCCATGCAGAGGACTCTGAATTTCCACCGACAAACGCAATTCTTTGATGACCCTTATTAATGAGATGTTCTACTGCCATTTGGGCACCTTCTGCGTAATCAATACCTACATAATCACAAGCGAGGCCCTCTATTTCTCTAACCGCAGTAACTATAGGGAGATTCCATCTTTGCAGCTCTTCCACATTTATCGATGAACTATCGGATACTGGGCAGAGGATAATCCCACCTACCCTATGTTCCATCATAGTAGAAATAAGCTTCTTTTGTTTATCCTCCATGTCAAACGTGGTCCCTAAGATAACTGTATAACCATCTTCTTCTAGTCTATTGTGGACGCCTACTAACAATTCATTAAAAAAAGGATTAGCGATATCAGTAATAATCAATCCTACTGTGGTAGAAGTCTGCCCTCTTAGGTTCGCAGCCACACGGTCGTAAACATATCCTAACTCCTCCATGGAGGCCAATACTTTTTCCCTAGTAGGCTCTGAAATGCTTGGACTGTTACGTACGATAAGTGAAGCGGTCGCTCGAGATACTCCAGCATGTTCCGCCACCTGTTTCAAAGTAACGCGAGCTTTTTTCTGACTCAAATTGTTCACCTCAAAAGAAACAAATTAGTATTTACATTTGATTATATGGTCATTGATTTATACTGTCAATTTGCGGCTCTTCCCTATTGAGGTGAAGTGCTTCTGATTAGTTTCGTTTATGTTAAATAATCAACTACTGATTGCAATGCCTCTTCGCAGTCCGTACCCGTTGCACGAACCCAAATTTTGTCTCCATTCTTTATTTTAAGTGTAATCAAACCTAGGAAACTTTTTAAATTAATCTCATAAATACTTCCTTGATATATTTTCTTAAGAAATATTTCGGATTCATAGGGTTGGAGTCTATCACTTAATTCAATAATGGTTTGATCCTCGCTTATGTTGACAATAATCTCTTGCTTGCTCTCTTTCATATTAAGTCCTCCATTAAATTATAGTTACCATCTTACTCTAAAAACATTAAAGAAATCTGAGGAATAAATACAATTATTAACAATGTACCGATCATTACTAAAAAGAAAGGAACGATTGCTTTAGAAATAGACTCTATCGATAACCCGGAGATCCCGGAACCAACAAATAGATTCACACCAAGCGGCGGTGTTATAAACCCAATAGCAAGGTTTGCAACCATAATAATCCCAAAATGAATAGGGTCATATCCAATTTCTTTAGCTATTGGCAATAAGATAGGAGTTAAAATGATGATGGCTGCTAAGGTGTCCATAAAACAGCCAACAATAAGTAATAGCAAACTAATTAACATAATTATGATAATTGGGCTTTCTGAAATGGATAGCATTGCATTAGCCACTTTGGTAGGTATTTGTTCAACTGTTAATAACCTCCCAAATACTGTCGCAGCCCCTACAATAATCAACACTGTAGCTGTCGTTAAAGCAGAGTCGGCAAAAACTTTTGGCAAATCTTTAATTTTAAGTTCACGGTATAAAAGCAACCCTGCAATTAACCCATATACTACGGCAACTGCTGCTGCTTCAGTGGGTGTAAATATACCTCCATATATTCCCCCAATAATAATAATAGGGATTAACAGCGCCCATTTAGCATCCCATGCAGCTTCATAAAATCGCTTAAAAGTAAACTTCTCATCTGTTCCTCTATAACCCATCTTCTTTGAATAAAAATAGGAGTAAATCATTAAACCTGCGGCAACTATACAGCCTGGTATAATGCCTGCAACGAATAAATCCCCTACAGATGCTCCTCCAACAACCCCATATATAACCATAGGAATACTTGGTGGTATGATCACCCCTAAAGAACCAGCAGCAGCCACTAATGCAGTAGCAAATTTTTTATCATACCCCATTTTAACCATAGAAGGAATCATAATCCCACCTATCGCTGCTACTGTAGCTGGGCCCGACCCCGAGATGGCAGCAAAAAACATACATGTTATGATGGTCGCCATTGCGAAGCCGCCCGTTTTGTTACCAACTAATGTGTTGGCCAAGTTAAAGAGGCGGTTAGATATTCCTCCCTTCCCCATGATTTCAGCAGCTAAGATAAAGAAGGGAACAGCCATAATTGGAAAAGAATCAACTGAAGTGATTAAAGTTTGTGCTATATATTCAACCGGAAGAGTATTAGTAAAAATAAGGGTGAGTAATGAAGCTACCCCTAAAGCAATACCTATTGGCACACTAATTAGTAACAAAACTGTGAAACTACCAAATAACAATGTAGCTGTCATGTTCTACCTCCCCCTGTCATTTCCTGTTCATGGGTAAGGACGTTTGCTCTACTGCTTACGTTATCCAACATTTCCTCTCCCTTGTCTTCCTTACCTGTAAGAAAGGCATACTGCTTAACTAACTGTTGAATAATTCTAATGGCAGTAACCGCCATGCCTACCGGTGTTGCCAAGTAAACAATCCCCATAGGAATATTTAGGCCCGGTGATGTTTGCCCCCAGTCCAATATTTTATAAGCAATTTCAAAACCATAAATAACAACAAAAACGGCAAAAACTAAAAATATTACATTGGAAATCATAGTCAGAACAACTTTCCCTTTGTCTTTAAGTAATAAAAGCATGACATCAACCTTTATATGCCGTTGTTTTTTAACACCATAGCTAATCCCCATATAAATAAGCCATATAAAGCAGTACCTTCCCAATTCCTCGGACCACCCTAGCGACTCTCCAAATAACCTCATAAAGATTTGCAATGATATAGCAGTAACCATAATGACTGAAAAGAAAACGAGGAAAAATTCTTCAAAGTGTCTGTCTAACCATTTAATTGCTTTCATAAGATCTCCTTCCTTTCAACTTTGAGACTTTCCAAACTCTGAACATGTGCTTCAATCGGAACAACTAAATTTATTGGACTTTCTTTAATACTTTATTTAGTAGATCCTCTCCGACAACCGGTTTATATTTCTCATAAACGGGCTGGACTGCCTCAATCATTTCCTGCCTTTGTTCTTCAGCTAATTCTGTAATCGTCATTCCTTTTTCTCTTAAGAAATCATAAGCTTCTTCACTTTCTTTCTGATTAATTTCTCTTTGATAATCCCGAGCTTGAATAGCAGCCTTTGACATAATCTCTCTTTGTTTTTCAGTAAGAGATTCCCAAAAGGGCTTGCTGACCATAAATACACTCGCATTATATACATGGTTCGTTTTAGTTAAATATTGTTGAACCTCATAAAAGTTAGCGGTTACAACATTCCCAACCGGGTTCTCCTGCCCATCGACAGTCCCTTGTTCCAGAGCTAGATACAGCTCCGTGTAACTAATAGGTGTGGGATTTGCTCCTAATTCTGACCATATATCCATATGAAGCTCATTTTGAAGTGTCCTTATATCTAAACCTTCAATATCTTCTACACTGTCAATTTCTTTCACATTATTAGTAAGCTGTCTAAACCCATTCTCCATGTAAGATAAGCCTATTAAATTTTGTTCGGGTAAGTCTTTTAACAACTCATCCCCAATAGGACCGTCAAGGATATCGTAAGCGCTTTCTTTATCAGGAAATAAAAAAGGTAAATCAAATATTTGAAAGCGTGGTGCAAATTGAGCTATTGGGCCTGTTGAGATTGTAGTTCCTTGAATCGTGTTCAGTTGCAGACCTTCCAATACTTCTCTATCCCCGCCTAATACTCCGTTTGGATAGACTTCAACATTGATTTTCCCGTTCGTTTTTTTCTCAACAATTTCTTGAAATTTATATAGCCCTTTTGTTAAAGAACGATCTTCAGAAGTGACTACAGCTAGTCTCATAGTTTTAACCTCTTCACCTGAGGCTCCCAAAGTACCGATGGAACATGCAGAACAAATTACTGCCATACCAACCAAAAATAAACTGAGTGTTATTTTCTTCATGAAATCCCCTCCCCATTGTTAGATCGATCTAATTCTTGGATCGATCTAACTACGCATGATTGTTCTTATTGTACATGAATCATTTTCGATATTCAATAACAAATTTCAGAAATTTATGTCAACGAACACTTTAGGAAACAAGCCAAAATCGACTCCAAGTAACCGATTGTAATGTCAACATAGACGAGTTATTTAAGTAAGAGAAAAACACTTCTATTTGAATCTTCACAATAAGCACCTTACACGTCAATAAACGGTCATATTTGTAACATAGTCGTAACATTAGTAAAGAAACTTAGTAATTTTAATACCTGTCAACACTTATGCATTGTTAATATTTTTCTGTAATTTTATTTATCTTCCAATTCATCATCACACTAACTGGATAGGAATAAAAAGGTAAATTCATTGGTATCAATGGGTAGCTGATGTTTTCTCCTTTGAACTTTTCTATTGGACACTTTTTAACAATAATCAAGTAGTTAAACCCATATTTATCCTAATATATTACAAAAATAGAATGATAGTATGAAGGAGTCGGAAAGACAAAACATTACAAGGAGGAATAAGAAACATGAAGAGTATGTCATTTATACTTTCTGGAGCCGTAGCGGCATCGCTTTTATTTGCTCCAGCTAATACTCAAGCTTCAACCGTAGTACAAAAGGACGTTAATATAGATTGCGTGACTGGTTGGCACGTAGAAAATGGAGATGTACACAGAGGGAATGTTCAATCCATTTTAAAACAAATTGAACTGGCACAGTTTGGAATGCAGCAAACTGTTCAAGTTGATCAATCTACAGAGCAACCAGAAGCATCTCAAAAGGCTGACACACAGCCAGAAAAATCACATGAATCTGCGAAGGCTGAGCAACAACTGGAAAAACCAGATGCACCAGCTAAAGCTGAACCACAACAGAAAAAGTCAGATGCACCGACTAAAGCTGAGCCGCAGCAGGAAAAGTCAGATGCACCGACTAAAGCTGAGCCGCAGCCAACTGAACCTGCAGAGCAGCCTACACAAGCTCAAGCACAACCGAAACCACAACCTCAGGAAAACACGCAGCAATCAGCTGAAAACTCTAGTGTATCCGCTTTTGAGAAAAAGGTAGTAGAGTTAACAAATGCTGAACGTGCTCAAGAAGGATTAGCACCACTAGAATTGGATGTTGAATTAAGCAAAGTGGCAAAAGATAAGTCACTTGATATGCAGCAAAACGATTACTTCTCACACACAAGCCCGACTTACGGATCTCCGTTCGATATGATGAAACAATACGGAATCGACTATACTACAGCGGGTGAAAATATTGCTATGGGACAAACTTCTCCCGAGCAAGTTGTCCAGGGGTGGATGAACAGTCAAGGACACCGTGAAAATATTATGAATCCTTCTTTCACTCACATTGGAGTAGGATATGCTGAACAAGGAAACTATTGGACTCAAATGTTCATTGGTAAATAATTAGATTTCGGCTACACTAGCAAACCCACCGAGTACTTCACTTCTCGGTGGGTTTATTTGTTTATGAGTGAGTATGCACGTAACTAGCTTTTCTTCATAACCCGATCCTTTAATTGTGCCAACGTGTTGCTCAGCTCTTTGCGAATTATATTTATGACTTCTGCATTTGGGGGCCTTTCATTCGACAAATATATTAACTCATAGGAGATATACCTATGTCCTTCTAGCAGCTTATACAGGAGCTTATAATCAGCTGGATTCATGATTTTAATATCGACTGCTGCATCGATATTTTTCACTTTTTCAGATATAGAAATTCCGGTCTCTTTTGTTCTTTTCTCTTCAAACCCCGTCTCAACTACCATTTGAATCATAGAATCTACTAACTCAAACTGATCAATAAATTGCTGAGCAATAATTCTAAAATAGTCGTCTTTATCTCTTTTTCTGAGTTTTTCCTGTCCATTCATCATCTTTTTATTAGCAATCAATGTAATCATTCCCGCTATGAACGCACCTAAGAATGCCCCTGTTAACGTTCCACTGCTTGTAATCCACGCATCGGGTGAAATACAATTCCAAAAGCCTTCACAGTTATTCAAGAATCCTCCTCCTTTATTGAAGCGTGATTCTTTCTCCTTACACATATAGGTATGTTGATAAAGGCTAATTTATATTGCTATATTAATGGAACAGGCGGGAATAAACTCATGATGAAGGAATTAACAGAAAAAGGACGCCCCATTAAACGGGAACGCCCTGTCTATTTTGAATTATTTTCTTAGTGAACTAGTTCAAACCCTCTATCTTAATGGCAAAAAGATCATCTCTACGAATCTTTTCACTCTTTAGCAAGGGTTGAATCATCCCTTTCAGCTGAAGGCTTTCTCTTTTTCTCGCGCTTTGGTCTCACTTCTTTTCTTGCAATTTTATAGAAAGATAGTCCCATTAACAGAATGACGACAGAGAAAGGTAATGCTGCGATGATCAGCACGTTTTGCAGCCCTGTGGTTCCTCCAAAGTACACAATAATAGCCGCCATCGCTGACTGTGCCAGACCCCAAACGATTTTTACAGAATTGGATGGATTCAGGGAACCCGAAGTGCTCAACATTCCCAAAACAAAGGTTGCTGAATCTGCGGATGTTATGAAAAAGATCGCTACGACCAGAATTGTTATAAATGACATGAGCTCACCAATTGGATAATTCTGAAGCATCCCAAAGGTTGCTGTTTCTAAAGGGAATTCGGAAATGGTCGTAATACCGTTTTGCTCGAGATAGAGTCCAGAGACACCAAATACGGCAAAAAAGACAAAGCATAATAGCGATGGAACGATCAGTACACCAAGCATGAATTCTTTGACTGTACGCCCTTTAGAGATTCTTGCAATGAAGATCCCCACAAATGGTGCCCAGGAAATCCACCATGCCCAATAAAAGATGGTCCAGTTGTTAATCCACGTCCGACTTTCTTGATTTAACGGAGCTAGATGAAAACTCATCTCGAAGAAGTTAGTGATATAGCCGCCTAGCGTGCTCGTAAACATATTTAATATGTATAACGTCGGTCCTACTACTAAAAGGAGAAGCAATAAGACAAAGGCCAGACCCATATTGATGTTGCTTAAATACTTGATCCCTTTGCCAATACCTGTCCAGGCTGAACCAATAAATAAAACGGTAGAAATGACAAGTATCAATAGTTGGACACCAAAGTTAACGGGGATATTGAATAAAAATGACAGCCCACCGTTAATTTGAGCTGACCCAAAACCTAGTGTGGAAGCCACACCTACTACTGTAGCAAAAACAGCCAGGGTATCAATCACTTTTCCTGGTACACCACGCATGCTTTTTTTCCCGAATAAGGGCTCAAGTGTCGCGCTTATTAATCCCGGCGAACCCCTATGAAACTTGAAGTATGCTAGCACCAGAGCCACGATTCCATAAACGGCCCAGGCATGAACACCCCAGTGAAAAAAGGAGTATTGAAGCGCTTCCTTTATTGCTTGATCAGACCCAGCTTCTGCCCCCGGTGTGCTTTTGAAAGCATGGGAAATCGGTTCAGCAGTTGTCCAAAAAACCAACCCTATCCCCATGCCTGCACTGAAGAGCATGGCAAACCAGGAAAGCAAACTAAAGGCTGGCTTATCGCCTTCTTTTCCTAATTTAATCTTGCCAAACCGAGAAAAAATCAAATAGATACAAAAGGCCAGCATTAACATGATAATCAACAAATAATACCAGCCGAATGTTACGGAAATATATGAGGTTACCTTTGCCGTTACTGACTCTAGTTGATCAGGTGCGATGACACCCCAGATAACCACCGCCGCACAAATAGCGAGGGCATTCCAAAATACTATTGTTACATTCTTCACCGTATCACCTCTCATGTATTGTGTTTTTTTGTCGAATGTTTAATATACTAGCACACATTAATAGAAGTGCCAAACGGACCAAGTGTTCTTTATTTCATTTTTCACACAATAGTTAACGGATTAAGTAATAGAAACTACGCTTGATCCGTGGTTATAAACAAACATAAAAAGGTACGGCCAGTCGTAAGTCTTTCTACTAATTATACATATTTCTCGACAATTGTTGGCATAGTCGCAAAAACATCTTTTTAGGAAAATGCATGGATAATCCAGGTTACAGCAACGGGTATTTGGATTTTGAGAAAAATGAAAATGCATTACTGAGCTTTACTGACGTTCACTGAGCGTTACTGAACTCACTGAGTGTCACTCACAGCTTTTTTTGGGGTTTGGGCTTTCATAAAGATATTGCTATAGTGCTAGATACGATAAAAAAACAAACGGGAGGTTTTAGTGTGAGTAACAACAATCAACCACCAAAGAAAAGAATTATTGACGTTGATATCCACGAAAGTGCGACCTACAAAGACTTATTCAAGTATTTAGAAAATCCATATAGAAGGTATATCGAGGATGCGAATTGGATTCAAGAAAAACACATGCCTTATACACAGCCGTCTGTAGCAGGTGTTAACCGCGCCGATGCTGTCGTACCAGATGGCAGACCGGCTGGATCCGATCTACCGTTCATGCAGGAACAACTGCTTGATGACATTGGTCATGAGTACGGCATTCTAACTGGGGCTCTTGATCCCTCACCATCCTCTATGCACGGCTGGTATGAGATGGCAACAGCACTAGCTTCGGCCTACAATGACTGGCAAATAGAAAACTGGTTGGAAAAGGACGAGCGACTTTACGGTTCTGTCCACATTAATGCTGAGGACCGCGATGGAGCCATTCGTGAAATAGAAAGAGTTGGATCACATCCAAAGATGGTTCAAATCTTATTACCTATCGATGATAAGATGTGGGGCGATCCTTACTATCACCCTATCTATGGGGCTGCCCAAAAACATGATTTGATGATCGGCATGCATCACAATGAACCTCCAATTTACTTTGGTAAATGGCCAAGATACTTTATAGAATGGCACAGCCTCCTGCCTACTTCTCACATGATGCAGGTAACGAACATGATTTTTAACGGTGTATTTGAGAAGTTTCCTAAACTTAAGCTGATGATGATTGAAGGTGGATTTACCTTTGTTCCACACTTGATGTGGAAGCTCGATCAACAGTACAACGATCTTCGCCATGAAGTGCCTTGGATCAAGAGAAAACCAAGCGAAATTATGAAAGAACACGTTCGTTTTTGCACCCAACCATCAGAAGAATTAAATAAAAAGGATTTCCTATCCGTTATTGATCAGATGGGTTCAGATGAAATGATTTGCTTTGCCACCGACTACCCCCATTGGGATTTTGATTCGCCGCATCGTTCACTACCGAGCCTGGACCCTGATCTCAAGAAAAAGATATTTTCTG carries:
- a CDS encoding BCCT family transporter gives rise to the protein MKNVTIVFWNALAICAAVVIWGVIAPDQLESVTAKVTSYISVTFGWYYLLIIMLMLAFCIYLIFSRFGKIKLGKEGDKPAFSLLSWFAMLFSAGMGIGLVFWTTAEPISHAFKSTPGAEAGSDQAIKEALQYSFFHWGVHAWAVYGIVALVLAYFKFHRGSPGLISATLEPLFGKKSMRGVPGKVIDTLAVFATVVGVASTLGFGSAQINGGLSFLFNIPVNFGVQLLILVISTVLFIGSAWTGIGKGIKYLSNINMGLAFVLLLLLLVVGPTLYILNMFTSTLGGYITNFFEMSFHLAPLNQESRTWINNWTIFYWAWWISWAPFVGIFIARISKGRTVKEFMLGVLIVPSLLCFVFFAVFGVSGLYLEQNGITTISEFPLETATFGMLQNYPIGELMSFITILVVAIFFITSADSATFVLGMLSTSGSLNPSNSVKIVWGLAQSAMAAIIVYFGGTTGLQNVLIIAALPFSVVILLMGLSFYKIARKEVRPKREKKRKPSAERDDSTLAKE
- a CDS encoding amidohydrolase family protein — protein: MSNNNQPPKKRIIDVDIHESATYKDLFKYLENPYRRYIEDANWIQEKHMPYTQPSVAGVNRADAVVPDGRPAGSDLPFMQEQLLDDIGHEYGILTGALDPSPSSMHGWYEMATALASAYNDWQIENWLEKDERLYGSVHINAEDRDGAIREIERVGSHPKMVQILLPIDDKMWGDPYYHPIYGAAQKHDLMIGMHHNEPPIYFGKWPRYFIEWHSLLPTSHMMQVTNMIFNGVFEKFPKLKLMMIEGGFTFVPHLMWKLDQQYNDLRHEVPWIKRKPSEIMKEHVRFCTQPSEELNKKDFLSVIDQMGSDEMICFATDYPHWDFDSPHRSLPSLDPDLKKKIFSENARAFYPKLK